From Marinobacterium sp. LSUCC0821, a single genomic window includes:
- a CDS encoding electron transfer flavoprotein subunit beta/FixA family protein: MKALVAVKRVIDYNVKVRVKADNSDVDLANTKMSINPFCEIAVEEAVRLKEAGIVSEIVVVSIGDKSCQEQMRYAMALGADRGIQVEAEGKLNSLDVARILAKVNESENAEILLLGKQAIDSDNNQTGQMLAALLDVPQATFASEVKIADGKAQVTREVDGGLVTVEMDLPAVITTDLRLNEPRFAALPKIMQAKRKPLEVKTLADLGVELTNSVQLISVETPAERSGGIKVDSVDALLDKLRNEAQVI; the protein is encoded by the coding sequence ATGAAAGCATTAGTCGCAGTAAAACGCGTTATTGACTACAACGTTAAGGTGCGCGTTAAAGCTGATAATAGCGATGTGGATTTGGCCAACACTAAAATGTCGATCAACCCATTTTGTGAGATTGCCGTTGAAGAGGCTGTGCGCCTTAAAGAGGCGGGAATTGTTTCTGAGATCGTTGTTGTATCTATTGGCGACAAGTCTTGCCAAGAGCAGATGCGTTACGCAATGGCGCTAGGTGCAGATCGTGGTATCCAGGTTGAAGCGGAAGGCAAACTTAACTCTCTTGATGTTGCTCGTATCCTTGCAAAAGTGAACGAGTCTGAGAACGCCGAGATTCTTCTTCTAGGTAAACAGGCGATCGACTCTGATAACAACCAGACAGGTCAGATGCTAGCGGCCCTTCTTGATGTGCCACAGGCGACTTTCGCTTCTGAAGTAAAAATCGCTGACGGTAAAGCCCAGGTAACACGTGAAGTGGATGGCGGTCTTGTAACTGTCGAGATGGATCTTCCTGCAGTTATTACAACTGACCTGCGTCTAAACGAGCCACGCTTCGCGGCACTACCGAAAATCATGCAGGCTAAACGTAAGCCACTAGAGGTTAAGACTCTAGCTGACCTTGGCGTTGAACTCACGAACAGCGTGCAGTTGATCTCGGTTGAGACTCCAGCAGAGCGTAGTGGCGGTATTAAAGTGGATTCTGTCGATGCGCTGCTCGACAAACTACGTAACGAAGCACAGGTTATCTAA
- a CDS encoding electron transfer flavoprotein subunit alpha/FixB family protein: MKTLIIAEHDGQSLKGATLSAVTAATKLGAPVDVLVVGSSVSAAASQAASVAGVDRVLTVEDAALEHTLAEFLAPIAKQLAGDYTHIILGASTFGKDLAPRVAALCGVNQLSEVIEVIDAETFKRPIYAGNAIATVKSSDAIKVMTVRGTAFAAAGNGGSASVEAASVTVPSAKVRFVGAEVSESDRPELESADIVVSGGRGVGSKEDFAKVFELADKLGAAVGASRAAVDSGFVPNDMQVGQTGKMVAPKLYIAVGISGAIQHLAGMKESGTIVAINKDEEAPIFGIADYGLVGDLHEILPELVSKI; this comes from the coding sequence ATGAAAACGTTGATTATTGCTGAACACGACGGTCAGTCACTTAAGGGTGCAACTCTTTCTGCAGTGACTGCTGCAACTAAACTAGGCGCGCCAGTTGATGTGCTAGTGGTAGGTTCTTCTGTATCGGCAGCGGCTTCTCAGGCGGCTTCTGTTGCGGGTGTTGATCGTGTCCTTACAGTCGAAGATGCGGCTCTTGAGCACACACTTGCTGAATTCCTAGCGCCTATCGCTAAGCAACTAGCAGGTGATTACACACACATTATTTTGGGTGCGAGCACCTTTGGTAAAGATTTGGCACCACGCGTTGCGGCGCTTTGCGGTGTAAACCAGCTATCTGAAGTTATCGAAGTGATCGATGCTGAAACCTTCAAGCGTCCTATCTACGCAGGTAACGCGATTGCTACTGTTAAGAGTAGCGATGCAATCAAGGTGATGACCGTTCGTGGTACTGCTTTTGCTGCTGCAGGTAATGGCGGTAGCGCATCTGTTGAGGCTGCATCAGTCACTGTCCCTTCTGCGAAAGTGCGTTTCGTGGGTGCAGAGGTGAGCGAGTCAGATCGTCCAGAGCTTGAATCAGCGGATATCGTTGTATCAGGTGGCCGTGGTGTGGGTTCTAAAGAGGACTTCGCTAAGGTGTTCGAACTTGCAGATAAACTGGGTGCTGCAGTGGGTGCATCACGTGCTGCGGTTGATAGCGGTTTTGTACCTAACGATATGCAGGTTGGCCAGACAGGTAAGATGGTAGCGCCTAAGCTATACATCGCTGTTGGTATCTCGGGCGCGATTCAGCACCTTGCAGGTATGAAAGAGTCGGGCACCATCGTTGCTATCAACAAAGATGAAGAAGCGCCGATCTTCGGTATCGCTGACTACGGTCTAGTGGGTGATCTTCACGAGATCCTTCCAGAGCTAGTTTCAAAAATTTAA